The Acinonyx jubatus isolate Ajub_Pintada_27869175 chromosome D2, VMU_Ajub_asm_v1.0, whole genome shotgun sequence genome contains a region encoding:
- the GOLGA7B gene encoding golgin subfamily A member 7B isoform X2 produces the protein MQLECKTYSRDYGSEEVGQGLETESSASLVHNLQELRRSASLATKVFIQRDYSDGTICQFQTKFPPELDSRIERQLFEETVKTLNSFYAEAEKIGGSSYLEGCLACATAYFIFLCMETHYEKVLKKISRYIQEQNEKIFAPRGLLLTDPVERGMRVIRKMKSWWAAGPGIGL, from the exons atgCAACTGGAATGCAAGACGTATTCAAGAGACTATGGCTCAGAAGAGGTAGGGCAAGGACTAGAGACCGAGTCTTCTGCCTCCCTG GTCCATAATCTGCAGGAGCTGCGGCGAAGTGCCTCATTGGCCACCAAGGTCTTTATCCAGAGAGACTACAGTGATGGGACCATCTGTCAGTTCCAGACCAAATTCCCCCCGGAGCTGGACAGCCGG ATTGAGCGGCAGCTCTTTGAGGAGACCGTGAAGACCCTCAACAGCTTCTACGCGGAGGCGGAGAAGATCGGGGGCAGCTCCTACCTTGAGGGCTGCCTGGCCTGTGCCACGGCCTACTTCATCTTCCTCTGCATGGAGACCCACTACGAGAAG GTTCTCAAGAAGATCTCCCGCTACATCCAGGAGCAGAACGAGAAGATCTTTGCCCCTCGAGGCCTCCTGCTCACTGACCCCGTGGAGCGCGGGATGCGGGTC
- the GOLGA7B gene encoding golgin subfamily A member 7B isoform X1, with protein sequence MQLECKTYSRDYGSEEVGQGLETESSASLVHNLQELRRSASLATKVFIQRDYSDGTICQFQTKFPPELDSRIERQLFEETVKTLNSFYAEAEKIGGSSYLEGCLACATAYFIFLCMETHYEKVLKKISRYIQEQNEKIFAPRGLLLTDPVERGMRVVSFLAVLCKGPELPTGGFLGEDTQK encoded by the exons atgCAACTGGAATGCAAGACGTATTCAAGAGACTATGGCTCAGAAGAGGTAGGGCAAGGACTAGAGACCGAGTCTTCTGCCTCCCTG GTCCATAATCTGCAGGAGCTGCGGCGAAGTGCCTCATTGGCCACCAAGGTCTTTATCCAGAGAGACTACAGTGATGGGACCATCTGTCAGTTCCAGACCAAATTCCCCCCGGAGCTGGACAGCCGG ATTGAGCGGCAGCTCTTTGAGGAGACCGTGAAGACCCTCAACAGCTTCTACGCGGAGGCGGAGAAGATCGGGGGCAGCTCCTACCTTGAGGGCTGCCTGGCCTGTGCCACGGCCTACTTCATCTTCCTCTGCATGGAGACCCACTACGAGAAG GTTCTCAAGAAGATCTCCCGCTACATCCAGGAGCAGAACGAGAAGATCTTTGCCCCTCGAGGCCTCCTGCTCACTGACCCCGTGGAGCGCGGGATGCGGGTCGTATCCTTCCTGGCTGTTCTGTGCAAGGGCCCAGAGCTGCCAACTGGTGGGTTCCTTGGTGAAGACACCCAGAAATAG